From the genome of Malus sylvestris chromosome 6, drMalSylv7.2, whole genome shotgun sequence, one region includes:
- the LOC126626178 gene encoding uncharacterized protein LOC126626178 has product MHSLSLKVCSDCCPGTTRTCLPGRQSFSVVNSEVRNLRVGSGRGDFRKSGRVVACAAERSGGNGWSGTPSSSPSSGAGQKPSSFLSRTQSWALLKQKMEVAAKSEDYEEAARIRDSLKLLEEEEPVLWLRRRIKEAIAEERFEDAGKYRDELKEIAPYSFLKCSSDATTLGIRVQVRSVYIEGRSQPLKGQHFFAYRIRITNNSDRPVQLLRRHWIITDANGKSENVWGIGVIGEQPVILPQTSFEYSSACPLSTPNGRMEGEFEMKHINRVSSQAFNVAIAPFSLSILGDDVDTLF; this is encoded by the exons ATGCATTCATTAAGCCTCAAGGTCTGCAGTGATTGCTGTCCGGGGACGACGAGAACGTGTTTGCCGGGTCGGCAGAGCTTCAGCGTCGTGAATTCGGAGGTCCGGAACTTGAGAGTCGGTTCGGGGCGTGGGGATTTCAGGAAATCGGGTCGGGTTGTGGCGTGCGCCGCGGAGAGGAGCGGGGGGAATGGGTGGAGTGGAACTCCGAGTTCGAGTCCGAGTTCCGGTGCGGGTCAGAAACCGAGTTCGTTTTTGTCTCGGACTCAGAGCTGGGCTTTGTTGAAGCAGAAAATGGAGGTCGCGGCGAAATCCGAG GATTATGAAGAGGCGGCGAGGATAAGGGACTCGTTGAAGTTGCTGGAAGAAGAAGAGCCGGTTTTGTGGCTCCGAAGAAGGATTAAGGAGGCAATTGCTGAAGAGAGATTTGAG GACGCAGGGAAATATCGAGATGAGTTAAAGGAAATTGCCCCTTACTCTTTCTTGAAATGTTCAAGTGATGCAACAACTTTG GGTATTCGTGTTCAAGTTAGGAGCGTGTACATAGAGGGCAGAAGTCAGCCTTTGAAGGGGCAACACTTCTTTGCATATAGGATACGAATTACCAATAACTCAGATCGCCCTGTTCAACTTCTTAGAAGGCATTGGATTATCACGGATGCCAATGGAAAATCCGAAAATGTGTG GGGGATTGGTGTTATTGGTGAACAGCCAGTTATTCTTCCTCAAACGAGTTTTGAATACTCATCAGCATGTCCATTAAGCACTCCTAATGGCAGAATG gagggtgaatttgagatgaaacaCATCAATAGGGTAAGTTCACAAGCGTTTAACGTGGCTATTGCCCCCTTTTCCCTCTCGATATTAGGAGACGACGTTGACACCTTATTTTGA
- the LOC126626176 gene encoding triose phosphate/phosphate translocator, non-green plastid, chloroplastic-like — MQSATFTLTPSLRLPKPRRPSANPAVNSRFDPIRVSASSKPNNFNDALSASLPRRSWSLLSSSSDFKLRPWTSVPLVDSDAGTKRFEVRATAETADESTESGSSLFKTLELGALFGLWFLFNIWFNIYNKQVLKVFPYPVTVTGIQFAVGTVLVLLMWGLNLYKKPRVSGAQLAAILPLAIVHTLGNLFTNMSLGKVAVSFTHTIKASEPFFSVILSAMFLGEIPTPWVVASLIPIVGGVGLASITEVSFNWAGFWSAMASNLTNQSRNVLSKKVMVKKEANMDNITLFSIITVMSFFLLTPVGIFMEGVKFTPAVLQSAGLNVKQLYIRSFIAALCFHAYQQVSYMILQRVSPVTHSVGNCVKRVVVIVSSVLFFRTPVSPINALGTGVALAGVFLYSRVKRIKSKPKSA; from the exons ATGCAGAGCGCTACCTTCACTCTCACGCCGTCCCTCCGCCTTCCGAAGCCTCGGAGGCCGTCGGCGAACCCCGCCGTGAACTCTAGGTTCGATCCGATACGCGTTTCGGCCTCCTCGAAGCCGAACAATTTCAATGATGCGCTCTCCGCTTCTCTGCCGCGCCGATCCTGGTCTCTGTTATCGTCTTCCTCTGATTTCAAGCTCAGGCCGTGGACGTCCGTGCCGTTAGTCGATTCCGATGCCGGAACGAAGCGTTTTGAGGTTCGGGCCACTGCGGAGACCGCCGACGAGAGCACTGAGTCTGGAAGCAGCTTGTTCAAAACGCTTGAGCTCGGGGCGTTGTTTGGCCTCTGGTTCCTCTTCAACATCTGGTTCAATATCTACAACAAGCAG GTCTTGAAGGTGTTCCCATACCCAGTAACTGTCACTGGAATACAATTTGCTGTTGGGACTGTGCTTGTTCTGCTTATGTGGGGTTTGAATCTGTACAAGAAACCAAGAGTTAGCGGTGCACAG CTCGCAGCAATTCTTCCACTGGCGATTGTGCATACTTTGGGTAACCTTTTTACTAATATGAGTCTTGGGAAAGTGGCTGTCTCATTTACTCACACGATCAAAGCTAGTGAACCCTTTTTCTCAGTTATCCTCTCAGCCATGTTTCTTGGGGAG ATACCCACTCCATGGGTAGTTGCTTCATTGATACCAATCGTTGGTGGAGTGGGACTGGCATCAATTACCGAGGTCTCGTTTAATTG GGCTGGATTTTGGAGTGCTATGGCTTCCAACTTGACAAACCAATCTCGTAACGTCCTTAGCAAAAAGGTCATGGTTAAGAAAGAG GCAAATATGGACAACATTACACTCTTCTCAATTATAACAGTCATGTCCTTTTTCTTGTTAACTCCTGTGGGTATCTTCATGGAAGGGGTGAAATTTACTCCAGCAGTCCTGCAATCTGCT GGTCTGAATGTAAAACAATTATATATTAGGTCTTTCATTGCTGCACTCTGCTTCCACGCATATCAGCAG GTTTCGTACATGATATTGCAGAGGGTATCACCTGTTACTCATTCTGTGGGTAATTGCGTGAAGCGTGTGGTGGTTATCGTGAGCTCTGTTCTCTTCTTCAGGACACCCGTTTCACCTATTAACGCTCTCG GCACTGGAGTGGCGCTTGCCGGAGTTTTCCTATATTCAAGGGTGAAGCGTATTAAATCCAAGCCGAAGAGCGCTTGA
- the LOC126625605 gene encoding transcription factor MYB98-like gives MELNKLRKKLVSQIHIPLFASENYVKPYDMKDEFLFEASSSSKRNYNYLQDFHHLDHQFHVNVSSSNPMFGTHTPCFDPYSDTSYPYDQNSSHQDVNFYKCKPPNVAENNGGHGQVLDNFQGGSYLNFPTHHRSSNPFDHAVGTSSHGSATNFLPLDCTQDIKPMNFSVPDEVSCINLADQNGYYRKFGMNGKSEVTGVTRGSMVKGRKKSNVVKGQWTTEEDRLLIQLVEQFGVRKWSHIAQMLPGRIGKQCRERWHNHLRPDIKKDTWSEEEDKTLIQAHAEIGNKWAEIAKRLPGRTENSIKNHWNATKRRQYSKRKCRSKYPRGSILQEYIKSLNLDSASNSTGRQRRNSSANNNNGGSTSTKAAAAAATYQQPQTNVGLLCANDLLVPSYNDFNEDPDFCFDENIFEEGCSIDSLLDDIPCAAAVGEKNSNFDGYNEIDYGYVDKGSFDEKNFEMAMQVDLESNEVKKEIDLVEMISQVN, from the exons ATGGAGCTCAACAAGCTCAGAAAAAAACTCGTCTCCCAAATCCACATTCCATTGTTTGCGTCGGAAAACTATGTCAAACCTTATGATATGAAAGACGAGTTTCTCTTTGAAGCATCTTCGTCTTCAAAGAGAAACTACAATTACCTCCAAGATTTTCACCACCTTGATCATCAATTTCATGTCAATGTCTCCTCTTCAAACCCTATGTTTGGGACCCACACCCCATGTTTTGATCCGTACAGCGACACATCCTACCCCTACGATCAAAATTCATCACATCAAGATGTGAACTTTTACAAATGTAAGCCTCCAAATGTTGCAGAAAACAATGGGGGACATGGCCAAGTTTTGGACAACTTCCAAGGTGGGTCCTACTTGAATTTCCCAACTCATCACAGATCATCAAATCCGTTTGATCATGCGGTGGGAACTTCATCTCATGGGAGTGCAACTAATTTCCTGCCGTTGGATTGCACTCAAGATATTAAACCCATGAATTTTTCGGTGCCGGATGAGGTATCCTGCATAAACCTTGCAGACCAAAATGGATACTACAGAAAATTTGGGATGAATGGCAAAAGCGAAGTTACCGGAGTAACAAGGGGGTCAATGGTGAAAGGTCGAAAGAAGTCAAATGTGGTCAAGGGTCAATGGACAACCGAGGAAGATAG GCTCTTAATTCAGCTTGTTGAGCAATTTGGAGTCAGGAAATGGTCTCACATTGCTCAGATGTTGCCTGGGAGAATTGGGAAGCAATGTAGGGAGAGATGGCATAACCACCTAAGGCCTGACATCAAG AAGGATACATGGAGTGAGGAGGAGGACAAGACACTGATACAAGCTCATGCAGAAATAGGAAACAAGTGGGCGGAAATTGCAAAGAGACTGCCCGGAAGGACTGAAAACTCCATCAAAAACCACTGGAACGCAACGAAAAGGCGACAATATTCCAAGCGAAAATGTCGATCAAAGTACCCTAGAGGCTCCATTTTGCAGGAATACATCAAGAGCTTAAACCTAGACTCGGCAAGCAACAGCACAGGGAGGCAGCGAAGGAACAGTTCAGCTAACAACAACAACGGTGGCAGCACCAGCACTAAAGCAGCTGCAGCTGCAGCTACTTATCAGCAGCCACAAACCAACGTGGGACTTTTGTGCGCAAACGATCTGTTGGTTCCGAGCTACAACGATTTCAATGAGGACCCCGATTTTTGTTTCGACGAGAACATCTTCGAGGAAGGGTGTAGCATCGATTCTTTGCTCGATGACATCCCTTGCGCTGCTGCTGTTGGTGAGAAGAACAGTAACTTTGATGGTTACAATGAGATTGATTATGGTTACGTTGATAAGGGTAGTTTTGATGAGAAAAATTTTGAGATGGCCATGCAAGTGGATTTGGAGAGTAATGAAGTGAAGAAGGAGATAGATTTGGTGGAGATGATTTCTCAAGTGAACTAA
- the LOC126626179 gene encoding GDSL esterase/lipase At5g62930-like, which produces MPNLQRTMLLFGRVKKRVVVLRTKHESQPSTERVNSKKRRSREEEEARAMRPEIVLFGDSITEQSFQPGGWGAALADSYSRKADVKVRGYGGYNTRWALFLLQNLFPLDSDKPPAAATIFFGANDAAILGRTSERQHVPLEEYKENLRKIVLHLKECSPTILIVLITPPPVDEDGRNEHARSLYGKDARELPERTNEVTGVYAKKCIELAEEMGLRSINLWSTLQETEGWQKKFLSDGLHLTPEGNAVVHQEVVKVFTEAWFSATEMPHDFPHHSEIDGKNPEKAFQQRCI; this is translated from the exons ATGCCAAATCTACAAAGAACAATGCTATTATTTGGTCGTGTTAAGAAACGAGTTGTCGTTTTACGTACGAAACACGAGTCTCAACCGTCAACCGAACGAGTCAACAGTAAAAAGCGTAGGAgcagggaggaagaagaagcaagaGCGATGAGGCCTGAGATCGTCTTGTTCGGAGACTCAATCACCGAACAATCCTTCCAACCAGGTGGCTGGGGCGCCGCTCTAGCCGATTCTTACTCCCGCAAG GCCGATGTAAAAGTTCGTGGGTATGGCGGGTACAACACGAGATGGGCTTTGTTCTTGCTGCAGAACCTCTTTCCCCTG GATTCTGATAAACCTCCTGCTGCTGCCACAATTTTCTTTGGGGCCAATGACGCGGCTATTTTAGGCAGAACAAGCGAGCGGCAACATGTTCCTCTTGAAGAGTACAAGGAGAATCTCAGAAAAATTGTTCTTCATCTGAAG GAGTGTTCCCCCACCATTTTGATTGTGCTTATTACTCCACCACCTGTTGACGAGGATGGACGTAATGAACATGCACG ATCTTTATATGGTAAGGATGCTAGGGAACTTCCAGAAAGGACGAATGAAGTGACAGGAGtttatgcaaagaagtgcattgaGCTAGCTGAAGAAATGGGTCTCCGCTCCATCAATCTTTGGTCCACATTGCAGGAAACAGAGGGTTGGCAGAAGAAATTTCTAAG TGACGGGTTACACCTAACACCAGAAGGCAATGCCGTTGTCCACCAAGAAGTCGTCAAAGTTTTCACCGAAGCATGGTTTTCTGCCACGGAAATGCCTCATGATTTCCCTCACCACTCAGAAATTGACGGGAAGAACCCTGAGAAAGCTTTCCAGCAACGATGCATATAA